The DNA region GCCGATCGATGACGCCACCGTACGCGCTCGTCATCTTCGACTTCGACGGCACCCTGGCCGACAGCTGGCGCATGATGGGCCGCGCCATGGCGGAGGCGGCCGATCAGTTCGGCTACCGGCGGCTCGAGGAGGTCGACGTCGCGGCGCTGCGCGGGCAGGACAACCGCGTCGTCATGGCGGCGCTGGGCGTGAAGATGTGGCAGTTGCCGCGCATCGTGCAGCACATGCGGCGGGTCGCGATGGAGCGGGCTGACCAGATCGCGCTCTTCGCTGGCGTCGACGACCTGCTGCGCCGGCTGCGCGGCGCGGGAGTGCGGATCGCCGTCGTCAGCTCCAATGGCGAGGCCGTGATCCGGCAGGTGCTCGGCCCCGAGCTCTCCGGGCTGGTCGACGACTTCGCGTGCGGCGCCGCGTTGTTCGGCAAGGCGAGCAAGTTCAGGCGGGTCGTCCGTCGCGCCGGCATCGATCCGGCGCGTGCGGTGGGCGTCGGCGACGAGGGCCGGGACATCGAGGCCGCCAGTGCGGCGGCCATCGCGTCGGTCGCCGTCACGTGGGGCTACGCCACCCGCGACCTGCTGGCCAGCAAGTCGCCCACGCACATCGTCGACAGCGTCCACGAGCTCACGACGATGCTCGTCGGCCCCTAGCAGCCTCTGGTTCTTTCTCCGTCGCCACTACGTCTACCTCGCGACTGACAACGTGCGTTGCTGAGCGTCCCAACGAAGGCACAGCGAGGACGTCGCTGGAGCAGTCGGGCACGCGCCGGCGGGGTCAGGGTCCATGGATATCTTCACATCGGATCGCGCCAGCGCCTGGCTCACCGCGAGATCGAAGTAGGTGATGAAGACGTAGGCACCGCGGAGATTCAACGGCACGCCGATCACATGGAGGCTGGATCCCTGCGGCAGCGGCGAGCCCAAGGCGGCGGCTTGAGTCGTGATCGCCTCGGCGATTACCCCCGCCTCATTCCAGTCGCGTTCGGACAGCACCAGTTGCCGTACCCACAGCGCGCCCAACGCCACGGCTGCGACAGAGACACACGCCCTTTCCAGGAAGCGGTCTCGATCAAGGACCGCCTGCACACCGGCAGCGAGGATCACACACACGCCGATCGAGGGCAGGTACGCGAAACGGTCGGCATACCCCGTGTAGGTCACGTACGGGGCGAACGCCAGTGCGCTTACGACGATCGCGAGCGCAATCAGTCGGCGCGACGATCGAGAATGACGCCACGCAAGAATTGCAGCGACCACGACCAAGATCGAGGTCAGCAAGAACGTTCGACTCTGCCACGCGAGGAGGCCGTAACCGGCTCCGAGCACTCGCGTGAGCAACTGGAGCGTGTTCCGCCATGCCCGCTCTGACACGGGCAACGCGAATCCGTCGCGTGTGACCGCCGACGAGAGCGCCCAGGTATCGCGCTCCAGTCCCGAGATCACGAACCATCGCATGAAGACGTAGAACAGCCATACCGCGGCCAATGGTGCGAGCGTGCGGGCGACCCGGCGCCAGGGAGGGGCAGGGGCGTGCGCCGGCTGCAGGTACCACACTACCGCGACCAGCATGGCGGGCAGCAGAAACGCGCCCTCGTAGCTGAGAATCGCGAGAGCGGCCAGCGTGGTCGCCGCCGCCGCGTGGTAGCCGCCGGGAAACGTGGCGAGCCACATGGCCCCGAGTGACAGCGCACCTGCCAGCGTCGCCGTTCGCCCCGAGATCCAGCTGACGGCTTCGCCGTGCACAGGATGCAGGGCGAACAGTACCCCGCAAACACCGGCGGCTGTCGCACCGAGCCCGAGCCGTCGCGCCAGCAGGGTCGCGAAGCCGGACGCCACCGCGTGAATGAGGATGTTGCCGGCGTGAAAACCGACCGGGCTACTCCAGAGCCACTGGTTGAGTCCGTAGGTAAACACCGTGAACGGGCGGTACGCCGTCGCACGCCCGAGTTGGTGTTCCCAGCCGCTTGCGAGGTGACCCAGAAAGTTCAGTCCCCACGGGCGACGCGTGAACTGGAAATCGTCGGAGACCAGGCCGCCCTGCAATGAGGGCCAGAACGCGGCAAAGGCAACCGCCAGGACCCCCAGCAGAATCAGGATTGACGCAGTGCGCGTGCGGGGCCTGTCGTGTGTGCCGCCAGGTAGAAGATCAGGTCTCGTCACGATCGACTCGCGGCCTGCCGCTGAACCGCCCCGGGATGACTGGAGAGCTATTGGTGTGAGTCAGGCCGCCGACGCCTGACCGGCATAGTACTGCGCTTCATACTCCGCCGGGGGGGCCGTACCGCAGCAGCCCCGGCAGACGCTGATTGTTGAACCAGTGGACCCACGCCAAGGTGGCAGACTCCACGGCCTCGACCATGAGCCATGGGCCGCGTGACTGGATCACCTCCGTCTTGAAGGGCCCGATGACGGACTCGGCGAGGCGTTGAAGTACGGCCCCCGCGACCGCCCACCGAGGGCGTGATTGCCGCGTCGGCGAGGCGGTCGGTCTACCGCATCGACACGCGAACGAACGGCGCGGTGGGGACACCGCGCCCTGCATCTATGGCGTTGGGCCAGTCGGCGTCCGCACCGTCGGGTACGTGATGCCCAGCTGCTCGAGGTACGTCCTGTACTTCGAGGGGTCGTAGTAGTACTTCGACAGCGCTGGTCGGTACTTCTCCTGGATGGCCGTATTGAGGTGCGTGGCGGGCTGGTCGCCGTGCCGGATCAGCGGAACGTACTTGCGATCCTTCGTCTGCACGTCGGTGAAGTAGGCCCTGGCGTCCTTGACGATGTCGGGGCGCAGCAGCACGTCGATCACGGTCATCGCGACGACCTGCGCGCCGTGGTTGACACCCTTGTGCGCGATCGGCGTCGCCATCGGGATGGCATTGGCCCAGTTGTGCCCCGGGCCGGCCTGGAAGTTGGCAGGGAAGCGGAGTGACACGGTGGGCACCGTCCACGAGATGTCGCCGATGTCGTCCGACCCGCCGCCGCGCTTCTCGTCGTCCGGGATCTCCTGCTGGCCCTTCAACTCCGACACCTTCGTGGTGAGACCGACGACCGGCACGCCGAGCTCCCGCTGCGTCGCCTTGGCGAGGGTGAGGTCGGCCTCCGTCCACGCGGGCAGGCCCACCGCCTTGATGTTCTCGTGCATGGTGAGGGCGAGCGGCTTGTTGTAGTGCTGCGGCCATGCCGAGCCGAGGACGCGCGAGGTCCACGTGGTGTCGGTCATCAGCGCGGCGCCCTGCGCCATCCGGTCGCCGATCTCCCACAGCCGCTTGATGTATTCGTAGGTCGTGTCACGGAAGTAGTACCAGACGCTGGCGTTGCGCGGGACGACGTTGGGCTGGTCGCCGCCGTTGGTGATCACGTAGTGCGATCGCTGCTGCAGCCGCAGGTGCTCGCGGCGAGCGTTCCAGCCGGCGTTCATCAGCTCGACGGCGTCGAGCGCCGACTTGCCGCGCCAGGGGGCGCCCGCCGAGTGCGCCGACTCGCCCTGGAAGGTGTACTCCACCGAGACGAGCCCGTTGCCCTGGGCCTCGCCCCACGAGGTGACCAGGTCGGTGCCGACGTGGTTGTAGAGGACGATGTCCACGTCCTTGAACAGGCCGGCCCGCACGTAGTACGCCTTGGTGCCGACGAGTTCCTCGGCGATGCCGGGCCAGATCACCAGCGTGCCCGGCAACTTCGCCTTCTCCATCTGCCGCTTGGCGGCGATGGCCGCCACGATGTTCAGCGGCGTTCCCGAGTTGTGGCCCTCGCCGTGCCCGGGGGCGCCATCGACGATCGGGTCACGGTAGGCGACGCCGGGCTTCTGCGAGGCCTGCGGGATGCAGTCGACGTCGGACCCGAGCGCGATGACCGGCGCACCCGCACCCCAACGCGCCACCCACATCGTCGGGATGCCGGCGTAGCCCCGCTCGATGCGGAAGCCCTCCTTCTCGAGGATGCCGGTCAGGTACTTCTGTGTCTCGACCTCCTGGAACCCCAGCTCGGCGAAGCTGAAGACCATGTCGGTCATCTGCTGGCCGAGGTCGAACAGGGCCGGCGATCTGACGTCGGCCTGCACGGCGGTCTTGAGCGCCGCCAGCCGCGGGTCGACGGCCGGCGACGGCGTCGGCCTGGCCTGGGCGAGGACACCGGTGGGGGAGAGCAGCGTGAGTGCGAGGACGAGCGCGAGGCGTGTGTGGGTCATCAGCGGGCGGAGGAAGTCGAGCGCACGGTCGGGTAGGTGATGCCGAGCTGTTCGAGGTAGGTCTTGTACTTCGTGGGGTCGAAGTACAGCTTCTGGAGCGCCGGTCGGTACTTGTCCTGGATGCCCTTGTTCAGGTGCGTCGCGGGCGTGTCGGTCGGTCGAATCAGGGGCGTGTACGTCTGGCCCTTCGTCTGGACGTTGGCGAAGTAGTCCTTCGCTGCCCGGAGCACCTCGGGCCGCAGCAGCAGGTCGACGATGGTCATGGCCTGCGCCTGCGCGCCGACGTTGATGCCCTTGTGGGCGATGGGCGTGGCCATCGGGATGGCGTTGGCCCAGTTGTGCCCCGGACCGGCCTGGAAGTTGGCCGGGTAGTTCAGCATGAGGGTCGGCACCGTCCACGAGATGTCGCCGATGTCGTCGGTGCCGCCGCCTCGCTTCTCGTCGTCGGGGATCTCGGCGCGTCCCTTCAACTCCGGGATCGTCGTCGCCAGGCCGACGACCGGCACGCCGAGTTCGGCCTGCGTGGCCTTGGCCAGGGTGATGTCGGCCTCGCTCCACGCCGGCAGGCCCACGGTGACGATGTTGGCGTACATCGCCTCGGCCAGGGCCTTGTTGGTGTGGATGGGCCACGCCGACCCGAGCACCCGTGACGACCAGCTCGTGTCGGTCATCAGCGCCGCGCCCTCGGCCATCCTGTCGCCGATCGCCCACATCCGGCGGATGCCGGCCTCGTCGGTCTCCCGGAAGAAGTACCAGACGCTGGCGTTGCGCGGCACGACGTTGGGTTGGTCACCGCCATTGGTGATCACGTAATGGGACCGCTGCTGCAGCCGCAGGTGCTCGCGGCGGGCGTTCCAGCCGGCGTTCATCAGCTCCACCGCGTCGAGGGCCGACTTGCCGCGCCAGGGCGCGCTCGCCGAGTGCGCCGACTCGCCGGCAAACGTGTATTCCACCGACACGAGGCCGTTGAGGCCGCTGTCGCCCCAGGCGGCGGCGAGGTTGGTGCCGACGTGCGTGTAGAGCACCGCGTCGACGTCCTTCAGCAGGCCGGCGCGCACGTAGTAGGCCTTGGCGCCGAGCTGTTCCTCGGCGATGCCCGGCCAGATGACCAGCGTGCCGGGAATCTTCTCGCGCGCCATCATGCGCTTGACCGCAAGCGCGGCGACGATGTTGAGCGGCGTCCCGGAGTTGTGACCCTCGCCATGCCCCGGCGCGCCGTCGACGATCGGGTCGCGATAGGCCACGCCGGGCTTCTGCGAGGCCTGCGGGATGCAGTCCACGTCGGACCCGAGGGCGATCACCGGCGACCCGGATCCCCAGCGCGCCACCCACATCGTCGGGATGCCGGCCACGCCGCGCTCGACCGTGAAGCCCTCCTTCTCGAGGATGCCGGTGAGGTACTTCTGGGTCTCGAACTCCTGGAAACCGAGTTCCGCGAAGCTGAACACCATGTCGTTCATCTGCTGGCCGAGGTCGAACAGGGCCTGCGACTTCACGTCGGCCTGGACGGCCGCCTTGACCCGCGCGACGCGTGGGTCGGTGCTCGGCGGGACGGGCGCGGGGAGCGCGGTCTGGGGCGCGGCCGGTCGGGCCAGGAGGAGGAGCGACAACAGGATCGTCGGTGTCTTCATGTCGGTCAGGGGTGGGGGAGGCCCGCCGAGAGCATACCGGAGCCTCGCGCCGGACGGGGTTCCGGCGACGGGCCGGAGTGCGCGACAATCATCGGATGTCCGTCCCGGCCCCTGCCGTGTCCGAGAGCTTCCGACGCGAAGTCGAGCGCCGCCGGACGTTCGCCATCATCTCCCACCCGGACGCGGGCAAGACGACGCTCACCGAGAAGACCCTGCTCTATGCCGGCGCCATCGAACTGGCCGGCGCGGTCAAGGGGCGGGCGTCGCAGCGCGCCGTGGTGTCCGACTGGATGGACATCGAGCGGGAGCGCGGCATCTCGATTACCTCGGCGGCCCTGGAGTTCGAACTCCACGGGTGCCGCGTCACGCTGCTCGACACGCCGGGCCACAAGGACTTCAGCGAGGACACCTATCGCACGCTGTTGGCGGCCGACAGCGTGGTGATGGTGATCGACGCGGCCAAGGGCATCGAGACGCAGACGCGCAAGCTGTTCGAGGTGGCGAGCCGGCGCAAGCTGCCGATGCTCACGTTCGTCAACAAGCTCGACCTGCCGGGCCGCGACCCGCTCGACCTGCTCGACGAGATCGAGCGCGTGCTCGGGGTGTCGGCGGCGCCGATGAACTGGCCGATCGGCACCGGCGACCGGTTCAAGGGGGTGTTCGACCTGCGCCGGCAGGAGGTGCTGTTCTACGAGCGCATCGCGCGCAGCGCCCGCCGCGCGCCGGTGACCGTGACCGGCGCCGACGACCCGGCGCTGGTGGACCTGCTCGGCGAGCAGGCGCGCGACGAACTGCTCGAGGGCGTGCACCTGCTCGAGGCGGCCGGCACGGCATTCGACCTCGACGCGTATCGCGCCGGTCGGCAGACGGCCGTGTTCTTCGGCAGCGCCCTGACCAACTTCGGCCTCGAGTCGTTCCTCGAGGCGCTGGTGCAGTACGCGCCGTGTCCCGGCCTGCGCGAGGACGCCGAGGGGAACCTCGTCGACCCGATGCGGCAGGACTTCAGCGGCTTCGTGTTCAAGATCCAGGCGAACATGAACCCGAGGCACCGCGACCGGGTGGCGTTCGTCCGCGTGTGCACGGGCACGCTGACCAAGGACATGCAGGTGGTCAACACCCGCCTGCAGCAGAACGTCCGGCTCTCGCGGCCGAGCCGCTTCTTCGGGCGCGATCGCGAGACGATCGAGGAGGCGTTCCCGGGCGACGTCGTCGGCCTGGTCAACCCTGGCCGGTTCGGCATCGGCGACACGCTCTACGCGGGCCAGCCGGTGGTCTACCCGCCGATTCCGCACTTCCCGGCCGAGCACTTCGGCGCGCTGCGCCTGCAGGACGTGCGCTTCAAGCAGTTCGACGACGGGGTGCGCCAGCTCGAGGAGGAAGGCCTGATGCAGGTGGTCTTCCCGATCCATGGCGCCCGCTATCCGATCCTCGGCGTCGTCGGCGCGCTGCAGTTCGACATCATCGAGGCGCGGATGAAGGAGGAGTACGGAGTGGCCTGCCGGGTCGAGAAGCTCTCCTACGTCGCCGCCCGGTGGGTGGAGGCCGAGGCCGGGGTGCGCCTCACGCTCCCGAACAACGTGCTCTCGACGACCGACCGGCAGGAGCGGCGCGTGCTGCTGTTCCCCTCGGAGTGGGACCTGCAGTTCTGCGAGCGCGAGAACCCGAACGTGCGGTTCCTCGCCATGGCCTGACGAGCGCCACCTCGGCCGCTATCGAAGGTCGGGATCCTGGGGGAGCGCCGCCGCGTCCAAGGAACGCGCGCTCCCGCGCTCCCAAAGACCCGCATGCGACTCAAGAGCTTCGTCCTCGCGTCTGCCCTGGCCATGGCCGCGGCCCCGGCCGCCGCCGCGCCCTTCACTGCCCTCTACGTCTTCGGCGACAGCCTGTCGGACGTCGGCAACGCCACCCTGCTGTCGGGGGGCACCATTCCGCCGCCCCCGTACGCGCCGGGGCGGGCCAGCAACGGCCCGGTCGCGGTCGACTATCTGGCGCAATCGTTGGGCCTGGCGCCGCTCAGCCCCGCGCTGGCGCCCGGAGGCGGGACCAACTACGCCGTCATCGGTGCGGCCACGAGCCTGGTCCCCTCGGCGGTGGGACTGGCAGACAACACCGCAGCGCTGTACGGGCTGAGCGGGCCCGCGACCGGCGTCCTGACCGGGCAGTTGCCGCTGTACGGCCTGCAGAATCCCGGCGCGGCCGATGCCAATGCCCTGTACTTCCTGTGGGCGGGCGGCAACGACATCCTCCTCGGGTCGACGCTCGGCCCCGCGCAGGCGCAAGCGGCCGCCGCCAACGCCGCCCTCAACGTGGCCTCTGCCGTCGACCTGCTCTATGCCAAAGGGGCGCGTCACTTCCTGGTGCCGAACCTGCCCGTCTTCAATCCCGCCGCCCTGACGTTCAACGACACGCTTGCCCAGCAGATGGGCCTGCGCCAGAACCTGGCCGGCATCGGCCTCACCACCGTGGACGTCTCGACGCGGCTCACGCAGTTCGCCGTCGATCCCACGTACGGGTTCACCCGCGGCTTCACGCCGTGCCTGTCGGGCAATCCCGTCAGCCCCGGCACCAACGTCTGCTCGGCTGACGATGAGCTGGCAAGCATCCTGTGGGATTCGTCGCACCCGACGACGCGGGTGCACGAACTGCTGGCGGCCGACTTCCTCGAGGCACTGCCGGACCACGACGTGCCCGAACCGGCGACGATGCTCCTCGGAGCCATCGGGCTGGCCGGCGTCGCGTACCGCCGTCGTCGCGCCGCCTGAGGCGCGCACACACGCCCGGCGCCGTCACCCCCGGGGCGGCGTCGGGTGGCTTCACCCACGTGCAGAGCACGTTCGGGGTGTGGCTGCTCGGGGCCGCTACGGTAACCGTTCGGGAGTAGGATTCGGGCCATGCGTGTCCGCTTCCTGCTGACAGTCGCCCTCGCGCTGCCATCTCTCGCCAGCGCACAGCCCCCGCCGGCGCCCGGGCCGCCGGCTGCCGCCCCGGCCGCCGCACCCCAGGCCCCTGCGGCTCGCTACGAGAGCCGCCTCGAGATCCTCGACATTCGTACCGGCGCCCGCAAGGTGGTGCACCGGAGCGAGACGCGCTTCGAAGCGCCGAACTGGTCGCGCGATGGCCGTTTCCTCGTCTTCAACCAGCAGGGCAGCCTCTATCGCCTCCCTGTCGGGGGCGGCGCGCCCAGCAGGATCGACCTCGGCGGCGTCGAGGGCTGCAACAACGACCACGGGTTCTCGCCCGACGGCGCCTGGCTGGCCGTGAGCTGTCGCCCGTCCTCGTCCGTGTACGTGGTGCCAGCCGGCGGTGGGACGCCGCGCCTGCTGACCTCGAAGACCCCCTCGTACTGGCATGGCTGGTCGCCCGACGGCAAGACGCTCGCGTACGTCGGCCAGCGCGACGGCGAGTTCGACATCTACACGATGCCCGTCGACGGCGGCCCCGAGACCCGCCTGACCACCGCCAAGGGACTCGACGATGGGCCGGATTACACGCCGGATGGCCGCTGGATCTACTTCAACTCCGTGCGCACCGGGCACATGCGGATCTGGCGGATGCGTCCCGACGGCAGCGAGCAGCAGCAGGTCACCTTCGACGAGCAGTTCGGCGACTGGTTCCCCCACCCCTCGCCGGACGGCCGCTGGATCGTCTTCGTGTCGTTCGAGGCCAGCGTGGAAGGGCACCCCCCGTACAAGGACGTGCACTTGCGGCTGCTGGCGATCGACGACCCGAAGGCCACGCCGCGCACGCTGTTCCCGCTCTTCGGGGGCCAGGGCACCATCAACGTGCCGTCGTGGTCGCCCGACAGCACGCGGCTTGCCTTCGTGTCATACGAGCGGCTGCGGTAGGCGAGGCCGGCCGTGTCATGCGCTTTGACAACCCCTTGCAGGCCGGGCGACGATCCTCGCGTATGGCCGTGGCTCCCGCCTCTTCGCCCGTCTCCTTCGACAAGTCGCTGATCAAGGTCGTCCTGCTCGAGAACGTCCACCAGAGTGCCGTGGAGGCGTTCCGTGCCGACGGGTACTCCAACATCCACCAGCACGGGCGGGCGCTCGAGGGCGCGGCGCTGCGCGAGGCGATTGCCGACGCCCACGTGCTCGGGATCCGGTCGCGGACGCAGCTGACGGCCGAGGTGCTGGCGGCGGCGCCCAAGCTGATCGCCGTCGGCGCGTTCTGCATCGGCACCAACCAGATCGACCTGCGGGCGGCCGAGACGCTGGGCGTGCCCGTGTTCAACGCGCCGTTCTCCAACACCCGCAGCGTCGCGGAGCTGGTGATTGCCGAAGTCGTGCTGCTGCTGCGCGACGTGCCCCGGCGCAACGCCAGCGCGCATCGCGGTGGCTGGGACAAGTCGCCCTCGGGCGCGCACGAGGTGCGCGGCAAGACGCTCGGCATCGTCGGCTACGGGCACATCGGGACGCAGGTGGGCGTGCTGGCCGAGGCGCTCGGCATGCGCGTGCTGTTCTACGACATCGTGGCCAAGCTCGCGCTCGGCAACGCGCAGGCCGTGCGGTCGATGGAGGCGCTGCTCGCGGCGGCCGACGTGGTGACGCTGCACGTGCCGGAGACGCCGCAGACGCAGGGGCTGATCGGTGCGGCACAACTGCAGCAGATGCGCCGGGGCGCGCACCTGATCAACGCCTCCCGCGGCACGGTCGTCGACATCGACGCCCTCGCGGCGGCGCTGCGCGAGGGGCACCTGGGGGGCGCCGCGCTCGACGTGTTCCCGCACGAGCCCGAGTCCAACTCGGAGCAGTTCGAGTCGCCGCTGCGCGGTCTCGACAACGTCATCCTCACGCCCCACATCGGTGGCAGCACCGCGGAGGCGCAGGAGGCGATCGGCGTCGAGGTGGCAGAGAAGCTGCTCACCTACAGCAACAACGGCTCGACCCTCTCGGCGGTGAACTTCCCGGAGGTCGCCCTGCCCGGGCATCCGGGCAAGCACCGGGTGCTGCACATCCACCACAACCGGCCGGGCGTGCTGTCACGGGTCAACGACGTCTTCTCGGCGGCGCGCGTCAACGTCGCCGCGCAGTACCTGCAGACCAGTGCGCGGATCGGCTACGTGGTGATCGACGTCGACGCCGATCCCGACGCCGATACGCCGTCGCTGCGGCGGGAAATCGCGGCCCTCGACGGCACGATCAAGGCGCGACTCCTGTACTAGTCGGCCTTCGTCATTCGGCCGTCGGCCTTCGGGCGTCGTCGCCGTTGGCGTCGTGCCTTCGGCGTTCTCGCCCTGTGGGACGTCGCCGCTTCACCAGCGGTGGGTGCGCTCGCGGGTCAGCCCCCACACCCCGAGGAGCAGGAGCGGCAGCGGGATGAGCGCGAAGAAGTACGCGCCGCCGTAGCCGCGCTCCACATAGGCGCGTCGCGCATCGCGATCGTCGATCGCGCACGGCACCGAGGCGCCAAGGGCATAGCGGGTGAGGACGGCCTCCGCGGTGGCGGCGCTGCCTCGCGAGAGGCGACTGTCGGTGCCGAAGCCCTGCGCGACGTGACGGGCGTGACCGTCGGTCCACGACAGCCCGAGGCGTGGTGCGTACACGGTGGTCTGGCCCGAGGCACGAGACGTGCTCGACGAGCCGGTGCGGCTGTCGAGCACCCGATCGGTGACCACGCACGTCGTCGGTGGCAAGGCGCCGATGCGCCGATCCTCGCGCGCCAGCGCCACGAAGTAGGCCAGGAACCCCGCCGGCACCATGACTGCGATGGTGGCCCAGGCGGCGGCGCGGGGACGCGCCACGCTCAGCACGGCCCACATCAGTCCCATCACGCCGAGCCAGGCGAGTACGGCCACCCCGGCCGGCGTCACGCCGATGCCGCCCAGTGTCAGCGCCGGCGATGTCGGCAGCGACTCCACCTCCGCCTGATGCGCGAGATACGTGGGCTCGCCCTGCCA from Luteitalea sp. TBR-22 includes:
- a CDS encoding SGNH/GDSL hydrolase family protein, translated to MRLKSFVLASALAMAAAPAAAAPFTALYVFGDSLSDVGNATLLSGGTIPPPPYAPGRASNGPVAVDYLAQSLGLAPLSPALAPGGGTNYAVIGAATSLVPSAVGLADNTAALYGLSGPATGVLTGQLPLYGLQNPGAADANALYFLWAGGNDILLGSTLGPAQAQAAAANAALNVASAVDLLYAKGARHFLVPNLPVFNPAALTFNDTLAQQMGLRQNLAGIGLTTVDVSTRLTQFAVDPTYGFTRGFTPCLSGNPVSPGTNVCSADDELASILWDSSHPTTRVHELLAADFLEALPDHDVPEPATMLLGAIGLAGVAYRRRRAA
- a CDS encoding peptidase dimerization domain-containing protein yields the protein MTHTRLALVLALTLLSPTGVLAQARPTPSPAVDPRLAALKTAVQADVRSPALFDLGQQMTDMVFSFAELGFQEVETQKYLTGILEKEGFRIERGYAGIPTMWVARWGAGAPVIALGSDVDCIPQASQKPGVAYRDPIVDGAPGHGEGHNSGTPLNIVAAIAAKRQMEKAKLPGTLVIWPGIAEELVGTKAYYVRAGLFKDVDIVLYNHVGTDLVTSWGEAQGNGLVSVEYTFQGESAHSAGAPWRGKSALDAVELMNAGWNARREHLRLQQRSHYVITNGGDQPNVVPRNASVWYYFRDTTYEYIKRLWEIGDRMAQGAALMTDTTWTSRVLGSAWPQHYNKPLALTMHENIKAVGLPAWTEADLTLAKATQRELGVPVVGLTTKVSELKGQQEIPDDEKRGGGSDDIGDISWTVPTVSLRFPANFQAGPGHNWANAIPMATPIAHKGVNHGAQVVAMTVIDVLLRPDIVKDARAYFTDVQTKDRKYVPLIRHGDQPATHLNTAIQEKYRPALSKYYYDPSKYRTYLEQLGITYPTVRTPTGPTP
- a CDS encoding HAD hydrolase-like protein, with amino-acid sequence MTPPYALVIFDFDGTLADSWRMMGRAMAEAADQFGYRRLEEVDVAALRGQDNRVVMAALGVKMWQLPRIVQHMRRVAMERADQIALFAGVDDLLRRLRGAGVRIAVVSSNGEAVIRQVLGPELSGLVDDFACGAALFGKASKFRRVVRRAGIDPARAVGVGDEGRDIEAASAAAIASVAVTWGYATRDLLASKSPTHIVDSVHELTTMLVGP
- the serA gene encoding phosphoglycerate dehydrogenase, which gives rise to MAVAPASSPVSFDKSLIKVVLLENVHQSAVEAFRADGYSNIHQHGRALEGAALREAIADAHVLGIRSRTQLTAEVLAAAPKLIAVGAFCIGTNQIDLRAAETLGVPVFNAPFSNTRSVAELVIAEVVLLLRDVPRRNASAHRGGWDKSPSGAHEVRGKTLGIVGYGHIGTQVGVLAEALGMRVLFYDIVAKLALGNAQAVRSMEALLAAADVVTLHVPETPQTQGLIGAAQLQQMRRGAHLINASRGTVVDIDALAAALREGHLGGAALDVFPHEPESNSEQFESPLRGLDNVILTPHIGGSTAEAQEAIGVEVAEKLLTYSNNGSTLSAVNFPEVALPGHPGKHRVLHIHHNRPGVLSRVNDVFSAARVNVAAQYLQTSARIGYVVIDVDADPDADTPSLRREIAALDGTIKARLLY
- a CDS encoding peptide chain release factor 3 codes for the protein MSVPAPAVSESFRREVERRRTFAIISHPDAGKTTLTEKTLLYAGAIELAGAVKGRASQRAVVSDWMDIERERGISITSAALEFELHGCRVTLLDTPGHKDFSEDTYRTLLAADSVVMVIDAAKGIETQTRKLFEVASRRKLPMLTFVNKLDLPGRDPLDLLDEIERVLGVSAAPMNWPIGTGDRFKGVFDLRRQEVLFYERIARSARRAPVTVTGADDPALVDLLGEQARDELLEGVHLLEAAGTAFDLDAYRAGRQTAVFFGSALTNFGLESFLEALVQYAPCPGLREDAEGNLVDPMRQDFSGFVFKIQANMNPRHRDRVAFVRVCTGTLTKDMQVVNTRLQQNVRLSRPSRFFGRDRETIEEAFPGDVVGLVNPGRFGIGDTLYAGQPVVYPPIPHFPAEHFGALRLQDVRFKQFDDGVRQLEEEGLMQVVFPIHGARYPILGVVGALQFDIIEARMKEEYGVACRVEKLSYVAARWVEAEAGVRLTLPNNVLSTTDRQERRVLLFPSEWDLQFCERENPNVRFLAMA
- a CDS encoding amidohydrolase, translating into MKTPTILLSLLLLARPAAPQTALPAPVPPSTDPRVARVKAAVQADVKSQALFDLGQQMNDMVFSFAELGFQEFETQKYLTGILEKEGFTVERGVAGIPTMWVARWGSGSPVIALGSDVDCIPQASQKPGVAYRDPIVDGAPGHGEGHNSGTPLNIVAALAVKRMMAREKIPGTLVIWPGIAEEQLGAKAYYVRAGLLKDVDAVLYTHVGTNLAAAWGDSGLNGLVSVEYTFAGESAHSASAPWRGKSALDAVELMNAGWNARREHLRLQQRSHYVITNGGDQPNVVPRNASVWYFFRETDEAGIRRMWAIGDRMAEGAALMTDTSWSSRVLGSAWPIHTNKALAEAMYANIVTVGLPAWSEADITLAKATQAELGVPVVGLATTIPELKGRAEIPDDEKRGGGTDDIGDISWTVPTLMLNYPANFQAGPGHNWANAIPMATPIAHKGINVGAQAQAMTIVDLLLRPEVLRAAKDYFANVQTKGQTYTPLIRPTDTPATHLNKGIQDKYRPALQKLYFDPTKYKTYLEQLGITYPTVRSTSSAR